The DNA region TTAGGTCAAATAGAAAGAAATTTTGGACGAGGTTCAATAATGAGACTTGGTGACGCCTCAAGAATGAAAGTAGAAACAATATCTACTGGAGCGCTCACCTTAGATTTAGCATTAGGAGGAGGCTATCCAAAAGGAAGAGTAGTAGAAGTTTACGGACCAGAAAGTTCAGGAAAAACTACATTAACGCTTCACGCGATTGCGGAAGTCCAAAAAAATGGAGGAGTAGCTGCATTTGTAGATGCTGAGCATGCACTCGATCCAGTTTATGCGGCCTCTTTAGGTGTTGATGTTGAAAATTTGTTAGTTTCACAGCCAGATACTGGTGAAATGGCTCTAGAAATAGTTGACCAACTTATAAGGTCGAGTGCGGTAGATCTTGTAGTTGTTGACTCGGTCGCAGCACTAACCCCAAGAGCCGAGATAGAAGGAGAGATGGGGGATCACGTAATTGGAAGCCAAGCAAGGCTAATGAGCCAAGCAATGAGGAAAATAACAGGAAATATTGGCAAATCTGGATGTACGGTAATATTCCTGAATCAATTACGCCTAAAAATTGGCGTTACATACGGCAATCCAGAAACAACCACAGGAGGTAATGCATTAAAATTTTACGCTTCAGTAAGACTTGATATCAGAAGAATTCAAACTCTTAAAAGAGGTACTGAGGAATATGGCATAAGAGCAAAAGTGAAAGTAGCAAAAAACAAAGTTGCACCACCATTTAGAATTGCAGAATTTGATATTCTCTTTGGGAAAGGTATTAGTACAACAGGATGCTTATTAGATTTAGCAGAAGAGACTAATATCATCATAAGAAGAGGTGCTTGGTATAGTTATGAAGGAGAAAATATTGGACAAGGAAGAGATAATACAATTATTTGGCTTGATCAAAACTTAGAAATCAGGAATAAAGTAGAATCTATGGTTAAAGAGAAATTAACAGAAGGAACTGAAGTCAGTTCCAATTCAATGAAAGCATTAAATAGCAATCCTGCTAATACAATCGCTGTTAATGATATAAAAACAGTAGCTTAGATTTATAAAGAATCAGCTAAAGTCCACCACCCAGCAGCAGGGCCTATAAATCTCACTACAATCCATAAGATTACTAATCCTCCGATTCCAAACCAGCTGGCCTTAATACTTAATTTAATTAGGTTATCTCTTTGGTTGACTGTAAAGGGAAGCCATTCAAATAATCTTGGAGACTCATCAATTTTAGTTTTAGTATTATTTTTTTTTGGATGTAACCCAAGTGTTTTACGTCTTTTTGCTTCTCCCATATTTCTTTAGTTATTTACGAAATCATAACCTATTCAAAAGGTAGCATATAGTTAATTTGTTTTGAGGGTTGAATGTTTTGCAAGAGTAATCTTCCCCAGTTTCTTTTATTTGCTCTTCCATCTAAGATTATTAGTTTACCTGAATTTCTTCTTAAAGGAGAAATAGATCTTTCAAGTTTAATTCTAGCTTGAGGAAGAAAGAAGTCTCTAAACCAATCTTGAGAAAGCTTCTTTTTATGAGAGACAGTAATTGCATTTATGGGTTCTGACATATTCGGAATCGGAAGTAAAGGAATGATAATTTGTTTTGGAATTTGAATTAAATAAGAATTCATAATCCACCAGTCAAAACTAGAGCAAAGGATTTCATTTCTACCTGAGGGAATTGTCTCTAGAAATACTCTCTTCCCGTAAGTAGAAGCTAATTCTGTAGCAAGATTAGTTTTTAAATCAATATCATCAGACAACACTAAAGTTAAACCCTTTCTAAAAAGTATTAACTTTTTGCATTTGTCCAAGATTGAATTGGTAAAAAGAGGATTATTAGGAAGTAACTGTTTAGAGGGTATATATAAAGAAATCTTTTTCTCTTCAAAATTACTCTTAAAATTAATAACCAAGTCAATAGCTAAACTATGCTTTTTAAAATACATTTGGAAAAAATTATCTTTTCTCAATGCTGATAAAAAAACAAATTTATTATTTGAAAAAAATTCCTTAATTTGAAAAAGTTCATCTATTGGCTGTAAATACAAATTCCAATCTAAATTTGTATCATTTAACTTTACCCAGCATGCCCAACCTTGAGATAATGCTTTGTTGACGCTTAAAAATTTATCAGAAAAAAAAGAATTTTCATGAAAAAAGTTTGACAAGAAACTTATTTCTTTTTCATCTAAATTGATATAACTATTTCCTAAGACCTTTCTCAAGAAGAACTTTTTCTTCAACGAATCATAAACTTTTATGAATTTTTGATTGATTACTTCAAATTCTTTAAAATTTTTTGTCCAATCCTTTTTAAGTAAAGAAATACTAAAATGATTTTTTAAATCCTGTTTTATATCCTCAATTCCTGAATAAACTATTCGATGATTTCTAAGATTACGAGAATTGGGATCATTAAGAAAATTTTGGATAGTTATCAATTGAACATGATGATTTGCAAAAATAAATTGATCATTTTTCAAAATAAAATTAAAACCTAGATTTTTCAATGAATCAATCTGAAATTGGCTTATAAATTGGATTTTTTCTTTAGATAAAATAAAAGTTGAATCCTCTTCCTTTAAAAATAAAGAAATCAAAATTGGAGGTAACCAATCATAGCTAGAGAAAATTTCTGAATTAATTAGATAGGTAGAATCATTTTCAATACATTTAGAAACTATCCTCCCAAAAGAATATATGTGCTCCCAATTAATACTTTGATCTCTCAAAAAATTTTTCAAATATTGATGACTTAAAATTTCAAGCATTTATAATTAATTTAATTTCAAAAACATGCAAAATTTATGAACCTAATATACAAAAAATTGGTATCAATAAAAGAGGGTCTTGAATTAATTAATTTATGAAAATCGGAATAGTAGGATTAGGATTAATTGGTGGTTCTTTAGGATTAAAACTCCAAAGTCTAAATCATACAATTTATGGAATAGCAAATAATGAATTTAATGAAAAAAAAGCTAAGGATAAAAAACTTGCAAATTTTGTTAGCCGTGATCTGAGCTTATTAAAAAAATGTGAGCTAATAATTTTGGCATTGCCTATCAAAGATTTGATTAGTCCTTCGCAACAATTAGTAGCATCAATACCTCAGGAAACAATACTAACTGATGTAGGGTCTGTAAAAGAACCAATTGTAAATACATGGGAACATTCACATCCTCTATTTATTGGATCTCATCCAATGGCAGGAACAGAAAAAAAAGGAGTTGATTCAGGTTTTGAAGGTCTTTTTAAAAATGCAAAATGGATTATTACCCCAACACAAAATAGTGATTTAAATTCAGTCAGAACTATTTCCGAGCTCATAAAATCAATGGATTGTGAGATTTGCCAAGCTTCGCCAAAAGAGCATGATGAAGCAGTATCTCTAATTTCTCATTTGCCTATATTTTTAGCTTCTGCCCTCATAGAAACTGCGCAAACAAAAAATAATCAATCTTTATTAGATCTCTCGCAAAAATTAGCTGCTACAGGATTTGCTGATACTTCGAGAGTTGGCGGAGGAAATGAACAACTAGGCCTAGATTTAGCTATTAATAATCAGATAAATGTTTTAAATTCCATAAATAATTTTAAAAATAAGCTGAATATACTGGAATCTCTTATTAAAGAAAAAAATTGGGATTTACTTTCTAAAAAACTTGCTGAAGCAAAAGAAAACAGGCAAAATTTTATAAACTAAAATTTTCTATACCTTTGGAAGCTAAAATTTGCCTTGAAACCATTAATGCAGACTGACTAACACCTGCAGTCCCCTCTCCTGGATAAATCGAATCTCCACATAACCATAAACCTTCAAAAGGTGTCCTACTTGATAATCCAAATAAACCAAAAATATCTGGATTTTGACCAAGCCCGCCTACTATTCCATTAGGTCTTTTTGTCCATTTTTCAAAGCCCAATGGAGTGGCTAATTCTCTATGTAGCCATTTTTCAGGATCAATATCAAATTGACTTTCCAATTCAAGGGATATTTTTTTCATGAAATCATTTTTTTTCTTTAAGTAAGTTTGTTTATCTAGACCAAACCAATCTTTAGTTTTGGTAAAGATACTGGCAATTAAAGTAACCTCACCTTTTGGCGCTCTTCCATCACCATCATCACTAATTGATACAAATAACGAACAAAATTCTTTTGAAACAAATTGATAATGATTGGAGAATGTTTTTTTAATATGTTCCTTTTTTAATGCTGAATAAAAAACTATAGCTCCACTTGGATCAGGCAAATTATTAAGTCGATTTTTATAATTTTTTTTTCTTTCTAAAGGATCTTTCAAATGCTTGAGTAAAGATTGTGGAGGTGCGGTATAAATCACATCTTTTGCTTGATAAATAAATGATTTTTTTTTCGAATTAGCAGATAGTTGCCAACACATATTTACGTCGTCAAAAGTTATAGAATTAACTTCTTGTCCAAAAATTAAATTAACTCCAGTTTTAATTAATGAACTTTCTAATGATTCACTTAAAGACTGCATAGATTTTTTAAGATGCCACAGACCATGTGGCTGTTGGCACATCTGAAGAACAGTAGATCCATATAATGCTGCAGTACTATAAACGTCCTCTTGAGAATAAAGTTTTAGTTGAAGATTTAAGAATTTAATCAAGCGCTCATTATTGGATAATCCACATATCCGCAATAGATCAAAAATAGTAGATTTAAGTAAGATACCTGTAACAAGGTTTGAAGGTACTAGTGCTTTGAGAAGTTGAGAAAAATCCCAAAAATTACTTATTGGTAATACAGGATTATTATTAGCAAATATCCAATTACTTTCATGTATTAGGGTACAAAGCTTCCAAAATCTTTGACTCCCAGGAAACTGCATTTCTCGTTCAGCAATCCATTTACTTTTTTCATACCAAATAGGGATAGGATTACCACCATCATTTAAATCAACAATGCAAGCAGGGTCTAAAATTGTGGCTTCTGGGAATGGAATATCTAAAAAATCAAAAATTCTAGAATGTATTCCTCCCTTCTCTAAACCAGCAACCTGAGTTGCGCCAACATCGAAAGTATAATTCTTTCTTTTAAAAGTACCGGCACATCCTCCGGCTTGAGTATGAGATTCGATTAAAGTCACTGATAAGCCTTGTTTTGATAAAATCGCTGCAGAAGTTAGTCCTGCTATACCGGCGCCTACAACAATAACTTCAGACTTTTTCATTAAAATGCAAAAATTATCTCCTATTGAAATTAACGAAATTTGTGAAGAATTAGGTGAAACCTATCCAAAAAGTATTGAACAAGTACATGGTGGCGATATTCATAATTCATGGCGAATAGAATTCTCAAACAAAAAGTTATTCCTTAAAAGAAACATTAGAAACAAAAAATTTCTTGAATTTGAAAAATATTGTCTCCAAAATTTGAGAAAATATATTAATCAAGAGAACTTAGTTATTCCTGAAGTTATTACATATAAAAATATAAAAAATAAAGAGATTCTTTTAATTGAATGGATAGATATGCATAACTTTGACCAAAAAAAGCTTGGAAAAGGTTTAGGTGAATTGCACTTGAAATCAGCAGAATCTAACCCCAAAATGTTTGGGTTTCCAGTTGAGGGTTTTATCGGAACAACAGATCAGAAAAAAGGCTTGGAAGGTAATTGGATAGATTGTTTTTTAAACTTAAGGATAATACCTCAATTATTAATTCTTAAATCGAGAATTTTAGATAAAGAAATTATAAATAAAGTTAAAGAAAAAATTAAATCAGAATTGCTGAATCACAAACCAATAAATGCTCTAGTTCATGGTGATTTATGGTCAGGCAATGCAGGAATGGACAAAAATGGGAAGGGGGTTATATTTGACCCTGCATCTTGGTGGGCAGATAATGAAGTAGATATAGCTATGACAAAACTATTTGGAGGTTTTAGAAAAGAATTTTATGAAGAATACCATAGAATTTTTCCTATAAAAAACGGATTTGAAAAAAGAATTATTATTTATAATTTTTATCACATATTGAATCACGCCAATATGTTTGGAGGAGGGTACTTAAACCAAGTTGAAGATTACGTAAAAGCAATTCTTAATATGTAATCTTTAACTACCCTAAATATGTCTTCTTAAGATTTTGTACCTTATCTAGCACAGCTTCACGATTTTCACTAGTACGAAGATTTTGCCAGCTCCATTGACCGACAACAATGACCCCTAGCAGTTCTAGTAAACCAGGAAGAATTGGGAAAAAGTTTATCGTGTCAATGACAACTTTAATTATTATCTGAGCTATTACGACAACAGCAATTATGCCTGCCGCCTTGCCGTACTTGCCCATTTGAGTCCAATCAACATTACCAAGGGTTTCGTTGACTTTTCCCATAACATCAGAGTACTTCTCTGAAAAACTTTTGGTTTCTGAGCTTGTATCGGAGCCGGAGTCTTGGTTTGACTCTGGAGTGTTATCACTCATGAATTCAGTAAACTTAATATATGAACCAGACAGTATCGGAAAAAACGTCTATTGACTACCTTTTTGTTGTGCAAAATTCCGAACCGAAACATTTTGTATTTTTTTAGAGGCTTTGGTATATATGCTTTCTGAAGATATTTAAACTTAAAATTGATTTATAAAAACTTCACATTATGGTCTAGTTCTAACAAAAACATTAATAAATTAGAGTAATAAGAAAAATTTAAAAGACTAA from Prochlorococcus marinus XMU1410 includes:
- a CDS encoding CAAD domain-containing protein, with product MSDNTPESNQDSGSDTSSETKSFSEKYSDVMGKVNETLGNVDWTQMGKYGKAAGIIAVVVIAQIIIKVVIDTINFFPILPGLLELLGVIVVGQWSWQNLRTSENREAVLDKVQNLKKTYLG
- a CDS encoding prephenate/arogenate dehydrogenase; the protein is MKIGIVGLGLIGGSLGLKLQSLNHTIYGIANNEFNEKKAKDKKLANFVSRDLSLLKKCELIILALPIKDLISPSQQLVASIPQETILTDVGSVKEPIVNTWEHSHPLFIGSHPMAGTEKKGVDSGFEGLFKNAKWIITPTQNSDLNSVRTISELIKSMDCEICQASPKEHDEAVSLISHLPIFLASALIETAQTKNNQSLLDLSQKLAATGFADTSRVGGGNEQLGLDLAINNQINVLNSINNFKNKLNILESLIKEKNWDLLSKKLAEAKENRQNFIN
- the recA gene encoding recombinase RecA, yielding MSLEEKKKTESKEKDKALSLVLGQIERNFGRGSIMRLGDASRMKVETISTGALTLDLALGGGYPKGRVVEVYGPESSGKTTLTLHAIAEVQKNGGVAAFVDAEHALDPVYAASLGVDVENLLVSQPDTGEMALEIVDQLIRSSAVDLVVVDSVAALTPRAEIEGEMGDHVIGSQARLMSQAMRKITGNIGKSGCTVIFLNQLRLKIGVTYGNPETTTGGNALKFYASVRLDIRRIQTLKRGTEEYGIRAKVKVAKNKVAPPFRIAEFDILFGKGISTTGCLLDLAEETNIIIRRGAWYSYEGENIGQGRDNTIIWLDQNLEIRNKVESMVKEKLTEGTEVSSNSMKALNSNPANTIAVNDIKTVA
- a CDS encoding DUF2839 domain-containing protein, translating into MGEAKRRKTLGLHPKKNNTKTKIDESPRLFEWLPFTVNQRDNLIKLSIKASWFGIGGLVILWIVVRFIGPAAGWWTLADSL
- the crtD gene encoding C-3',4' desaturase CrtD, producing the protein MKKSEVIVVGAGIAGLTSAAILSKQGLSVTLIESHTQAGGCAGTFKRKNYTFDVGATQVAGLEKGGIHSRIFDFLDIPFPEATILDPACIVDLNDGGNPIPIWYEKSKWIAEREMQFPGSQRFWKLCTLIHESNWIFANNNPVLPISNFWDFSQLLKALVPSNLVTGILLKSTIFDLLRICGLSNNERLIKFLNLQLKLYSQEDVYSTAALYGSTVLQMCQQPHGLWHLKKSMQSLSESLESSLIKTGVNLIFGQEVNSITFDDVNMCWQLSANSKKKSFIYQAKDVIYTAPPQSLLKHLKDPLERKKNYKNRLNNLPDPSGAIVFYSALKKEHIKKTFSNHYQFVSKEFCSLFVSISDDGDGRAPKGEVTLIASIFTKTKDWFGLDKQTYLKKKNDFMKKISLELESQFDIDPEKWLHRELATPLGFEKWTKRPNGIVGGLGQNPDIFGLFGLSSRTPFEGLWLCGDSIYPGEGTAGVSQSALMVSRQILASKGIENFSL
- a CDS encoding fructosamine kinase family protein, yielding MQKLSPIEINEICEELGETYPKSIEQVHGGDIHNSWRIEFSNKKLFLKRNIRNKKFLEFEKYCLQNLRKYINQENLVIPEVITYKNIKNKEILLIEWIDMHNFDQKKLGKGLGELHLKSAESNPKMFGFPVEGFIGTTDQKKGLEGNWIDCFLNLRIIPQLLILKSRILDKEIINKVKEKIKSELLNHKPINALVHGDLWSGNAGMDKNGKGVIFDPASWWADNEVDIAMTKLFGGFRKEFYEEYHRIFPIKNGFEKRIIIYNFYHILNHANMFGGGYLNQVEDYVKAILNM
- a CDS encoding DNA helicase, with the protein product MLEILSHQYLKNFLRDQSINWEHIYSFGRIVSKCIENDSTYLINSEIFSSYDWLPPILISLFLKEEDSTFILSKEKIQFISQFQIDSLKNLGFNFILKNDQFIFANHHVQLITIQNFLNDPNSRNLRNHRIVYSGIEDIKQDLKNHFSISLLKKDWTKNFKEFEVINQKFIKVYDSLKKKFFLRKVLGNSYINLDEKEISFLSNFFHENSFFSDKFLSVNKALSQGWACWVKLNDTNLDWNLYLQPIDELFQIKEFFSNNKFVFLSALRKDNFFQMYFKKHSLAIDLVINFKSNFEEKKISLYIPSKQLLPNNPLFTNSILDKCKKLILFRKGLTLVLSDDIDLKTNLATELASTYGKRVFLETIPSGRNEILCSSFDWWIMNSYLIQIPKQIIIPLLPIPNMSEPINAITVSHKKKLSQDWFRDFFLPQARIKLERSISPLRRNSGKLIILDGRANKRNWGRLLLQNIQPSKQINYMLPFE